From a single Desulfomicrobium escambiense DSM 10707 genomic region:
- the hypA gene encoding hydrogenase maturation nickel metallochaperone HypA: MHELSIAESLIKIIREEMAKHGLTKLLNVKIVYGQISAIVPEALETAFEVLTVNTPFEGAKVECEVKPMTVRCRQCGEEFSPSYEERLIMPCPKCATEFGHEIISGRELYIENIEAE; encoded by the coding sequence ATGCACGAACTGTCCATCGCCGAGAGCCTCATCAAGATCATCCGCGAGGAAATGGCCAAGCACGGCCTGACGAAGCTCTTGAACGTCAAGATCGTCTACGGTCAGATCTCGGCCATCGTGCCCGAAGCCTTGGAGACGGCCTTCGAGGTCCTGACCGTGAACACCCCGTTCGAAGGCGCCAAGGTCGAGTGCGAGGTCAAGCCCATGACCGTCCGCTGCCGGCAGTGCGGCGAGGAGTTCAGCCCCTCCTACGAGGAGCGCCTGATCATGCCCTGCCCCAAATGCGCCACGGAGTTCGGGCACGAGATCATCTCGGGGCGGGAACTGTACATCGAGAACATCGAAGCCGAATAA
- the hypB gene encoding hydrogenase nickel incorporation protein HypB, with protein MKVDVVRNILEANDAVAAELNADLTARGILSLNLMSSPGSGKTTLLERTLTDLKNEFSMAVIEGDCQTENDARRVAATGARAVQINTAGGCHLDSSMVRDAAASMGMDGIDILVVENVGNLVCPAEFSVGEDYKVTILSVTEGDDKPEKYPFIFAESKVMILNKVDLLPYVNFSVERASAFARSVNKDIEIFTLSATTGQGMDAWYDWLRRERAKKKK; from the coding sequence ATGAAAGTCGACGTGGTACGCAACATCCTGGAGGCCAACGACGCCGTGGCCGCCGAACTGAACGCCGATCTCACGGCGCGGGGCATCCTGAGCCTCAACCTGATGAGTTCGCCGGGTTCCGGCAAGACCACCCTCCTGGAACGCACCCTGACGGACCTCAAGAACGAATTTTCCATGGCCGTCATCGAAGGCGACTGCCAGACCGAGAACGACGCCCGCCGCGTGGCCGCCACCGGCGCCCGCGCCGTGCAGATCAACACGGCCGGCGGCTGCCACCTCGACAGCTCCATGGTCCGCGACGCGGCCGCGTCCATGGGCATGGACGGCATCGACATCCTCGTGGTCGAGAACGTCGGCAACCTGGTCTGCCCGGCCGAGTTCAGCGTCGGCGAGGACTACAAGGTCACCATCCTGAGCGTGACCGAGGGCGATGACAAGCCCGAGAAGTACCCCTTCATCTTCGCCGAATCCAAGGTCATGATCCTGAACAAGGTTGACCTGCTGCCCTACGTCAACTTCAGCGTCGAACGCGCCAGCGCCTTCGCCCGCTCCGTGAACAAGGACATCGAGATCTTCACCCTCTCGGCCACCACCGGCCAGGGCATGGACGCCTGGTACGACTGGCTGCGCCGCGAGCGGGCCAAGAAGAAGAAATAG